The region CACGGCCGTCTCCCCTCACCCCGACGCGACATGCCCGCACGCCACGACTTCACGAACGAGGTCCGACCGCACCGCCACCGGGCGGTCCGCTGGATCCTGATCGGCATCGGGCTGGTCTGCTCGGGTCTCGGGATCGCGGGGGTCGTGCTGCCGCTGTTGCCCGGGATGCCCTTCCTGTTGATCGCCGCTGCGTGCTTCGCCCGGGCGAACGATCGCTTCTACGACTGGTTGCTGAACCACCCGGTCGTGGGCCCGCCGCTGAACGCCTGGCGGAATCACCGGCGGATTCCGAAGCGTGTGAAGCCCCGGGCAATCGCGGCGGTGCTGCTGGCCTTCGGCCTGTCGTCGTGGTTGGCGCTGGGAGATCCACTGCTGCGGGCCCTCTGGATGGGCCTCGGCCTGCTCGTGGCCCTGCTGATCGCCGGGCTCCCGAGCTACGACGCGTCGCTGGCCGGCTCGCGCGACGGCCCGTCGTCCCGCAAGGGTGACACCGCGACCGAGAACGCGCACTGACCGGGATCGCCATGATCCGCATCGACGACCGGCTCGCGATCGACGACGACGAGCTCCAGTTCCACGCGACCACCGCCCAGGGCCCGGGCGGCCAGCACGTGAACCGCTCGAACACGCGGGTGGTGGTCCTGTGGAACGTGAAGGCCTCGCCCTCGCTGGACGAGGCACAACGCAGTCGGATCCTCGATCGTCTGTCGAACCGGATCAGCCGGGAGGGGTGGCTGCGCGTCGCCGCGCAGACTCATCGCAGCCAGAGCCGCAACCGCGACGCGGCGGTTCGGCGGCTGGCCGACCTGGTGGCGGGAGCCCTGCGGGTCGACCCCCCGAGGAAGGCCACGAAGCCGTCGCGGGCCGCCAGACGCCGGCGGGTGGACGAAAAGAAGCGCCGGGGCGACGTCAAACGCACCCGGCGCAAGCCGACCCGTGAGGACTGACGGAGCCGCCTACTTGCCGCGCAGGTAGGCCACCTTGATCCGGGCCTCGGCCCGCTCCTTCATCTGCTGGGCCGCCTCGAGGTCGACGGCCTCGTCGCCCCGCAGGGCCTGCTTCAGGAGTTCCTTCGCCCGCTCCAGCGCCCTCTCGGCGCGATGGGCATCGATGTCGTCCTCGAGCTCACAGGTGTCGACGATCAGGACCATCTTCCCGCCGCTGACCTCGGCGAAGCCGGCGCCCACCGCGTAGTGGGCGGTCTCCTGCTCGCTGGTGCCCTCGTACATCGTGACCATCCCCGGCCGCACGGCGGCGACCATCGGCGCGTGGTCGGCCCACACGCCGAGGTATCCGCCCTCGGCCGGAAGGGTCGTGCTGTTGACCTCGGCGTCGTAGACCGTCCGCTCGGGCGTGACGATGCTCAGCTGGTAGGTCTTGCGCGGCACTGCGGTGACTCCTTCTGCGGGCTCGCCCGGACACCTAGGCCGGAGCGCCGGCTTCCTGCTTCTCGTGGTCGGCGACGACTTCCTCGATCGTGCCCTTCATGTAGAAGGCCTGCTCGGGGATGTGGTCGTACTCACCGTCGACCAGGCCCTTGAAGCCGCGGATCGTGTCCTCGAGCTTCACGTAGGTGCCCGGGATCCCGGTGAACTGTTCGGCCACCTTGAATGGCTGGCTGAGGAAGCGCTGGATCTTGCGCGCGCGCTGCACGGTCAGCTTGTCGTCCTCGCTGAGTTCGTCCATGCCGAGGATCGCGATGATGTCCTGGAGTTCCTTGTACTTCTGCAGGATCTCCTGGGTGTCGCGCGCGACCTTGTAGTGCTCGGCACCCACGATCTTCGGGTCGAGGATCCGGCTCGTCGAGGCCAGGGGATCCACGGCCGGGTAGATGCCAAGCTCGGCGATCTGGCGGCTGAGAACGGTCGTGGCGTCGAGGTGCGCGAAGGTGGTGGCCGGGGCCGGGTCCGTGAGATCGTCGGCCGGCACGTAGATCGCCTGCACCGAGGTGATCGATCCCTTGTTCGTGGACGTGATGCGTTCCTGCAACTCGCCCATCTCGGTGGCCAGCGTCGGCTGGTACCCCACGGCACTCGGCATGCGTCCGAGCAGGGCCGACACCTCCGAGCCCGCCTGCGTGAAGCGGA is a window of Candidatus Krumholzibacteriia bacterium DNA encoding:
- a CDS encoding YbaN family protein, with product MPARHDFTNEVRPHRHRAVRWILIGIGLVCSGLGIAGVVLPLLPGMPFLLIAAACFARANDRFYDWLLNHPVVGPPLNAWRNHRRIPKRVKPRAIAAVLLAFGLSSWLALGDPLLRALWMGLGLLVALLIAGLPSYDASLAGSRDGPSSRKGDTATENAH
- the arfB gene encoding alternative ribosome rescue aminoacyl-tRNA hydrolase ArfB, which translates into the protein MIRIDDRLAIDDDELQFHATTAQGPGGQHVNRSNTRVVVLWNVKASPSLDEAQRSRILDRLSNRISREGWLRVAAQTHRSQSRNRDAAVRRLADLVAGALRVDPPRKATKPSRAARRRRVDEKKRRGDVKRTRRKPTRED
- the atpC gene encoding ATP synthase F1 subunit epsilon, which gives rise to MPRKTYQLSIVTPERTVYDAEVNSTTLPAEGGYLGVWADHAPMVAAVRPGMVTMYEGTSEQETAHYAVGAGFAEVSGGKMVLIVDTCELEDDIDAHRAERALERAKELLKQALRGDEAVDLEAAQQMKERAEARIKVAYLRGK
- a CDS encoding F0F1 ATP synthase subunit beta (Produces ATP from ADP in the presence of a proton gradient across the membrane. The beta chain is a regulatory subunit) — protein: RFTQAGSEVSALLGRMPSAVGYQPTLATEMGELQERITSTNKGSITSVQAIYVPADDLTDPAPATTFAHLDATTVLSRQIAELGIYPAVDPLASTSRILDPKIVGAEHYKVARDTQEILQKYKELQDIIAILGMDELSEDDKLTVQRARKIQRFLSQPFKVAEQFTGIPGTYVKLEDTIRGFKGLVDGEYDHIPEQAFYMKGTIEEVVADHEKQEAGAPA